Genomic DNA from Myxococcales bacterium:
ACGGCTCGCGGAGGCCTCGCGCTGGCAGGTGCGTCACGCGGCCGGTAGCGCCTTGGTCGCGCTCATTCGCGCCCATCGCATCGAATATCCGCAGGCGTTGATGGCCGGGCTCCTGCAAGTCATCGAAAACGATGAGGAGCACCCCTGGGTCTTGGCCACCGCGGTGCAGGCCATGCTCCTCCTCGACGCCGCGCGCGGCATCGCGCTCATCGAACACCGGCTCATCGACGATCGCCGCGACGGCAACGATTTGGTGTTTCGCAAGCTGGCGGTCGACATGGCGACCAACGTGCTCGATCAGGTCGCCCTCAACGCCTTGCTGGCGCGACTCATCGCCAATGGCGAACCTAGTGAGTACGTGCGCCAAACGTTCGTGCGCGCCACGGTGGCCCTAACCGCGGAAGACGCGGTGGCGCAACTAAGCAAGCTCGCGGGGCAAACCGACGTCGCCGAGCCTAGCTACCGCGTGCGTGCTGCGGCCTATATTGCCGCGCGCGAGCGCGCCGTGAATCCCGCGACCTCACCGGCGCTCCTCGCCGAGATCAGCCGCTTGTTAATCGCGGCACTTGCCAGCGAAAAAAATACTTTCGCGCTAGTGGTCGCGTGTGAAGAGCTGGCAAAGCTCGCCGAGAACGTCGTCGCCGTGGCCACCCTGTCCGGCGATGAGATTGCGGCGCTCGTGGCACAGTGGCAGGCCGCCCTCGCCGCCGTGGTGGAGCATCCGGGGAGTCCGCCGAGGGTGACCGAGGTCGCCGCCGCGATGATGGAGCTCATCGAATCGGCGACGGATACGGTGCGCCGTCGCGTGCGGGACATCATTGGCGGGCAGTTGCAGGCGACCAAGCCGTACGGTGCGAGCAGCCTCGCGGCCCGCGGCGAGCAAGCGTTGGCGCCACAAGACGAGGCCCACATTGGCCGCGTGCTCGCCGAGTTGGCGCGTAGCGATTGGGGCATTTCCGCGCAGCGCCGCGGCACGCGCTGGCGGTTTTGGCGTGGCGATCAATTCGCCCGTCGCTTGTGGCGCATCGTTCACGAGCTGCGCCATCCGCTGCCGAACAAGCGCCAAGCCTTCGCCCACACGGTGGGGCGGCGCTATCCCGGTTCGCTGCGCGCGCACCCGGGCCTGCTCGACGAGGCCACCGCAACGACCGTGCCTGGTGAGCGCACCAACGTCGACGCGGAAGGCTCGTGGGGCCGTCATCTGCCGCTGGTCGACGACATCCTCGACGTGCCGCTTTTAAGCGGCGCGCCAGCCACGGTCGTCTCAAGCCTGGGCACCGCCGTTATCACGCCGCCGGCGAAGTTCTGGGATCGGGTGCGCAATCGCTACCGTATCTCGATGCGCTATCGCAACTTGGCCGCCGCGCGCATGGCGGCGTTGCGTGCCACCGAAGATCGCGAGCGCCATCGCTACGTTGAGATGTTTGCCAGAGATTACGGCGTGCGCATTGAGTTTACGCCGCACAGTCACGGCGCGGTGGCGCCCTATCCCCAGCGGGTGCGCGCGCTTTTTCAAGGCGAAGTGGTTGCCGAAGAGGGAGGCGTCGCACTCACGCCCCCGCCCGCCGCGGCGGCAGGGTTGGCGCTGGCACCGTGGGATACCGTGACCAATTGGCTCTCGGCCAATCAGTACTACTTCACCTCGGCCAAAGAAAACAGCCAGGCGGCGCTAGCCATCTTCGTCGCCGGCATGACATCCCTATTTTTTATTCGCAGCTTTCAAAAGCGCCGCATCATTCATAATTCGCGCTTTGCCATGCCGCTTACGATTGGCGGCTGGGGCACCCGCGGCAAGAGCGGCACCGAGCGCCTCAAGGCGGGCTTCCTCGACGGGCTTGGCTTTGACGTCTTCGTCAAGACCACGGGCTGTGAGGCGATGTTTATCCATAGCGCGCCGATGCAGCAGCCGGTCGAGATCTTTATTTATCGGCCATATGACAAGGCCACCATCTGGGAGCAGATGAATCAGATCCGGCTCGCGAGTCGCCTCAAGGGCGACGTGTTTTTGTGGGAGTGCATGGCGCTCAACCCCAAGTACGTGCAGTTGCTGCAGCACGACTGGATGCGCGACGACCTGGTCACGCTGACCAACAGCTATCCCGATCACGAGGATATCCAAGGGCCCGCCGGCTACAATGTCGCGCAGGTTATCTCGGAATTTATTCCGTTCAACTCCACGCTGATCACCAGCGAGACCAGCTATCTGCCGCTGTTTCAAGAGAAATGTGAGGCGCGCAACACGCCCATGCACATCATCGGCGAGCGCGATGCCGAATTTATTGCGGATGACTTCCTCGACCTGTTTCCCTATCGCGAGCATCCGCGCAATATCGCGCTGGTGACGAAGTGCGCCATCGAGCTCGGCGTCGACCCCGACCTGGCGCAATACACCATGGCCAAGTGCGTCGTGCCCGATCTGGGCGTGCTCAAGGCCTATCCCAAGGTCAAGGTGCGTGCGCGGCTGCTGACGTTTGTCTGCGGAAACTCGGCCAACGAGCGCACGGGCTTTATCAATAATTGGCGGCGCATGAAGCTCGACGCCATGAATTGGGAGACCGAGCCGCAAAAGCTTGTCATCACTGTGGTCAACAATCGCGCTGACCGCATCTCGCGCTCGGAGGTGTTTGCGCGCATCTTGGTGCGCGATGTCGCCTTTGATCGCCACGTGCTCATTGGCACCAACCTCAAAGGGTTGCGCGGCTTTATGGACGACGCGCTGACCGATTATCTAAAAGAACAGCACCTCGTCAACGACGACGAAATTGATGGCGGCGACAAGGCCCGCACGCTTGCGCTGAGCCGCGCGGCGCGCGAGCTCGAACAGCTGCGCATTCCGCGGCCGGAGCTGCGGTTCATTTTGCAACGCCTTGGCATCTATGCCCAGGCGTGCGGCCAGGCGCTGGCGCCGGATAACGCGGCGCTCGCCGACGCTATCGCGCCATGGCTGGCCGCCGACGCCAAGGGCACGGTGCAGATCGCCGACCTTATTACCGAGGTGACCGCCGATGCCAAGCTCACCGCCGCCGTCGAAGGCGCCTTGAGGCCGATGGCCGCAGATGATCCAGGCGCGTACGCGCCGGAGTTCCCCGAAACGCTTGAGGCGCCTAGCCTTGCCGACGTGCTCGGCGCGTTTCGCTTTGAGCTCGCCCGCATGGCGATGCGCGCGCGGCTCGAGGCGCGCCTCGCCGCCTTATTTGCACCCGGCGGCGGCAGCGGCCTGGCGGCGTTTCGCGGCGATTTTGCGCTGGCCTATAAACAGATGTTTCTCTTGCAGGTCGATACGATCGAAGATGCCGGCGCTACGGGCGATCAGATCATCGACCGCTGCGCGCGCTGCATCCCGCCGGGCAGCGACGTCATTCTCATGGGCACGCAAAACATCAAGGGCACCGGCCTCGACTTCGTCTATCGCTGGCTCGCCATGGACAAGGTCGTGACCTGCCTGAGCGAGCAAAAGAGCGCGCGACGTGAGAAACGCATGGCCGCCCTCGCCGAACTCGAGGCGTTCGAAGATCACGGCCTGGTCGACACCGGGCACTTGCTGGGCCTGCTCGCCGCGCCACCGCTGCACACCCCCGACGAGGACGAACTCGCGGCGAGGCAGCGCATTGTCGCCAAAGTCACGCAAGTCTATGACCGCCGTCGCAAGGCGTTGCTTGAGGTCAAGAAGGCCGACTGGGTGGATCGGGCCGCCGCCTGGGGCGAGGGCTGGCTTGACTACATTGACAGCGTTCATCGCACCAACGCCTCGCGCCGCATCACCGACGACTTGGTGAACCGCCGAATTACGCATGGCCGCGCCTCGCTCGAGATGCGCAAGCTGGTCGGCCGCATCAAGGGTGGTTGGCTCGCTAAGGCGATCCGCAAGCCACGTAAATAGCGCTATCATAACGCTTGCGATTTTGGCGCGCGTCGCGCCTATGGCGACTAAGAACTGCAAAACCTCTACGGCGCCCAACTGGGGATGGTCGAATTTTGCATGGGGATAGGAAATTTCAGGCGGTAACTGGCGTGGGTGACAGGTGACGAGCAGGACTGGGAGGGACCAGAATGCCGGATCACGGGTGAATTAGAGCCTTCAGATCACTGAGATTGATCCCCCTATCCTCAACCTTGGACCACATGGACTTCGTAAACGTATTCATCGCCGGATTCGACTTATGGAGGCCATTTGCGGGCCGAATGTAGGACGGCGAGTATCTCTAGATCAGCAGCGTTGACGCGGTACACAATCACGAATGGAGTAGCGCCTACGACCAACTCGCGAGTGCCTTTGACGCGCCCAGTTCTTCCCGACTCTGGAAATTGTCTGAGCTGCGTTAAATGTGCCATGACTTGCTGAACGACGCTTGCAGCGGCGGTGTCGTTTCTTGACGAAATAAACTCATATGCGTTTTCGAGATCGGCAAGGGCGAGG
This window encodes:
- a CDS encoding type II toxin-antitoxin system RelE/ParE family toxin: MTVKWTRLALADLENAYEFISSRNDTAAASVVQQVMAHLTQLRQFPESGRTGRVKGTRELVVGATPFVIVYRVNAADLEILAVLHSARKWPP